Within Thermovirga sp., the genomic segment CATGGACAAGACTACCACTGCGAGGGCTGTGAAACAGCTTGAGAATGGGGGTTACATAACCCGCAGCCGGGACCTCGCCGACAGGAGGCGCTACCTACTTAACCCCACGGAAAAAGGCAGCGAAGTGCTTCCCAAGGTGTTGGAGGCGAGGAAGGATTGTCACCTGGCCCTGGCCAAGGGTTTTTCCGAGGAGGAGCTGGAGATGGCCCTGGAGATGCTTCAACGCCTGGCCGACAACGCCGTGAGTCTCAGGAGATCCCCCGAGGCCGAGAAGTAACCCCACCCCAATGGTGCGACGGTGCCGGGACCTTCGTACAGGCAGAGATTCACACCTGAATCCCTTCCAGGTCGAGATACCTTTCCAGCGTGTTCGAAAGCAGCATGGCCGTAGTCATAGGGCCGATGCCGCCAGGAACTGGCGTGATCCAGGAGGCAACCGGGGATACTGCTTGGTAATCCACATCCCCTACGAGGCCCCTCTCCGTCTGGTTTATTCCCACGTCAACGACGACGCACCGGGGTTTGACCATGGAAGCCTTAAGAAATTCCGGCTTACCGATCGCGGCGACGATGATGTCGGCCTCCCTGGTGATGTTCTGCAGTTCGGCGGTCCTGCTGTGGCACACCGTCACGGTGGCATCGGCCGCCAGCAGGAGCTGCGCAATAGGTTTTCCCACGATGTTGCTCCTCCCGATAACCACCGCCCTCTTTCCAGCCGGGTCGATGCCGTGCTTCTTCAGGAGATACATGGCACCCCGAGGCGTGCACGGCACGACCGTCTCCAAGCCCATAACCAGGCGTCCCAGGTTCAGCGGATGAGCCCCGTCGACGTCCTTTTCTGCACCCATGGACATGACCGCCTTTGCCCAATCGATGTGCCTTGGGACGGTAAGCTCGACGAGTATCCCGTGTACATCCGGATCCTCGCTGAGCCTCTCCAGTAGGCCCGCCAGAGCGACCGTGTCCGTCGAAGCCGGCATGTCATGTAGAAAGAATCTGAAGCCCACTCCCCGGCACGCTTTTTCCTTTTGACCCGCATAAACCTTCGAGGCGGCATCTTCGCCGATCAGGACTACCGCGAGACCCGGTGGCTTACGGCCTTCTTTAAGCAGGCCGTCGACGCGCGCGCCTATGGATGCCCTTAACTCGCCGGCAGCTTCTCTGCCATCGAGCACCTTAGCCTGGTCCATAAACCGATGACCTCCCTCTACCAAGGTATGCGCTAGAAGAGCCCCGTTATTTTTCCCTCGGCATCGATGTCAATATCGACGGTGGCGGGTTTTTTCGGCAATCCCGGCATGGTCATGATGCTTCCGGTCAGGGCCACGAGGAACCCGGCCCCCGACGATATACGGACCTCCCGGACGGTCAGGGTGAAGCCGTCGGGCCGGCCAATTCTCGCCGGGTCATCCGAAAGGGAGGCCTGGGTTTTGGCCATGCATACAAGCAGATGATCAAGCCCCATTTCGTGTATGGCGGCAAGGTCCCTCACGGCCGAGTCGGTGTACTGCACGTCCCCGGCTCCGTAAAGCTGCCGCGCTATGGTCTCAATCTTCTCCCTGGGGGAAGCTTCGGCTTCGTAGAGGTAGTGGAAGTCGTTGCTCTTTGAGCAGACCTCGACGACCTTTTCCGCCAGGTCGACGGCACCCTTGCCGCCCTTGGCCCAAGCCTCGGAAAGGGAGAAAGACGCCCCGAGGGCCTTGCATCTTTCCCGGACGGCGTCGAGTTCCGGGACGGAGTCCGCTGGGAATCGGTTCAACGCCACCACCACCGGCAGGCCGAAGGACTTGACGTTCTCTATATGCTTTTCAAGGTTGGGAAGGCCCAGCTTAAGAGCGGTCACATCCTCCCTGGAGAGCTCGCCCTTAGGAACTCCGCCGTGCATCTTGAGCGCCCTCACCGTGGCCACCAGCACCACCGCATCGGGCCTCAGGCCGGCCATCCGGCACTTGATGTCAAAGAACTTTTCGGCGCCCAATTCGGCACCGAATCCGGCCTCGGTCACGACGTAGTCGACCAGTTTGAGACCATGCCTGGTGGCCTGGATGCTGTTGCAACCGTGGGCGATATTGCCAAAGGGACCGCCGTGAACAAAGGCAGGGACTCCTTCAAGGGTCTGGACAAGGTTGGGCTTGATGGCATCCTTCATCAGTACTGCCACGGCTCCCGCGACCCCGAGGTCGCCCGCCCTGACCACCTTGTTGTCGTAGGTATAGCCAAGGATTATCCTTCCCACCCGTTCCTTGAGGTCCATCAGGTCCGAGGAAAGGCACAGTATCGCCATAAGTTCCGAAGCGGCGGTTATGTCAAATCCACTTTCCCTGGGGACACCGTGGGGTTTTCCCCCGAGGCCGATGACCACGTTCCTGAGGGCCCGTTCGTTGAGGTCCATTACGCGCCTCCAGACGACCCTGCGCGGATCGATCCCCAGGTCGTTACCCTGCTGGAGGTGGTTGTCGACCATGGCAGATATCAGGTTGTGGGCCGTTGTTACGGCGTGGATATCTCCCGTGAAGTGAAGGTTAATATCTTCCATAGGGAGAACCTGAGAGTGACCACCCCCTGCCGCGCCGCCCTTGACCCCGAAACTCGGACCCAGGCTGGGTTCTCTCAAAGCTATCATTACCTTCTTGCCTATCTCCGAAAGCCCCTGCCCCAGGCCAACCGTCATGGTCGTCTTGCCCTCGCCCGCGGGGGTCGGGGTAATAGCCGTCACGAGAATGA encodes:
- a CDS encoding MarR family transcriptional regulator, coding for MEGSLSKSISIIHRNLCSHMDRLFRDSDIGHGPRRFLVEIALFPGLTQEEVSEKLLMDKTTTARAVKQLENGGYITRSRDLADRRRYLLNPTEKGSEVLPKVLEARKDCHLALAKGFSEEELEMALEMLQRLADNAVSLRRSPEAEK
- the folD gene encoding bifunctional methylenetetrahydrofolate dehydrogenase/methenyltetrahydrofolate cyclohydrolase FolD; the encoded protein is MDQAKVLDGREAAGELRASIGARVDGLLKEGRKPPGLAVVLIGEDAASKVYAGQKEKACRGVGFRFFLHDMPASTDTVALAGLLERLSEDPDVHGILVELTVPRHIDWAKAVMSMGAEKDVDGAHPLNLGRLVMGLETVVPCTPRGAMYLLKKHGIDPAGKRAVVIGRSNIVGKPIAQLLLAADATVTVCHSRTAELQNITREADIIVAAIGKPEFLKASMVKPRCVVVDVGINQTERGLVGDVDYQAVSPVASWITPVPGGIGPMTTAMLLSNTLERYLDLEGIQV
- a CDS encoding formate--tetrahydrofolate ligase, whose translation is MPSDIEIAQRTRIKPIVEVASSIGIGEDELEYYGPYKAKLSRGLWERIKSRPDGKLILVTAITPTPAGEGKTTMTVGLGQGLSEIGKKVMIALREPSLGPSFGVKGGAAGGGHSQVLPMEDINLHFTGDIHAVTTAHNLISAMVDNHLQQGNDLGIDPRRVVWRRVMDLNERALRNVVIGLGGKPHGVPRESGFDITAASELMAILCLSSDLMDLKERVGRIILGYTYDNKVVRAGDLGVAGAVAVLMKDAIKPNLVQTLEGVPAFVHGGPFGNIAHGCNSIQATRHGLKLVDYVVTEAGFGAELGAEKFFDIKCRMAGLRPDAVVLVATVRALKMHGGVPKGELSREDVTALKLGLPNLEKHIENVKSFGLPVVVALNRFPADSVPELDAVRERCKALGASFSLSEAWAKGGKGAVDLAEKVVEVCSKSNDFHYLYEAEASPREKIETIARQLYGAGDVQYTDSAVRDLAAIHEMGLDHLLVCMAKTQASLSDDPARIGRPDGFTLTVREVRISSGAGFLVALTGSIMTMPGLPKKPATVDIDIDAEGKITGLF